From Rhodospirillales bacterium, one genomic window encodes:
- a CDS encoding ABC transporter ATP-binding protein, whose translation NGAGKTTAFNVITGFLKPTSGRVLYRGHDLTRLSPDRIARLGVVRTFQRTSIFGGCTVFENVLTGLHLRGTTETWGALFGLGRVAAEERALAERAREIIAFVGLAARANEFAANLAYGEQRKLGIAIALAADPKLLLLDEPAAGLNPSETEEFMHTIQRVRDRGVTILLVEHDMRLVMAISDTVVVLNNGVIIAEGPPEAVQNDPEVIRAYLGQGAKRAAG comes from the coding sequence CCAACGGCGCGGGCAAGACCACCGCCTTCAACGTCATCACCGGGTTCCTGAAGCCGACCTCGGGCCGGGTGCTCTATCGCGGCCACGACCTGACCCGGCTTTCGCCCGACCGCATCGCCCGATTGGGCGTGGTGCGCACCTTCCAGCGCACCAGCATCTTCGGCGGCTGCACCGTGTTCGAGAACGTGCTGACCGGGCTGCACCTGCGCGGCACCACCGAAACCTGGGGCGCCCTGTTCGGGCTCGGGCGCGTGGCGGCGGAAGAACGCGCGCTGGCCGAACGAGCGCGCGAGATCATCGCCTTCGTCGGGCTCGCCGCCCGCGCGAATGAGTTCGCCGCCAACCTCGCCTACGGCGAACAGCGCAAGCTCGGCATCGCCATCGCGCTCGCCGCCGATCCCAAGCTTCTGCTGCTCGACGAGCCGGCCGCCGGCCTCAATCCGTCGGAGACCGAGGAGTTCATGCACACCATCCAGCGCGTCCGCGACCGGGGCGTGACCATCCTGCTGGTGGAGCACGACATGCGCCTGGTCATGGCGATATCCGACACGGTGGTGGTGCTGAATAACGGCGTCATCATCGCCGAGGGTCCGCCCGAGGCGGTGCAGAACGACCCCGAAGTGATCCGCGCCTATCTCGGCCAGGGAGCCAAGCGTGCTGCGGGTTGA